A genomic segment from Helicoverpa armigera isolate CAAS_96S chromosome 10, ASM3070526v1, whole genome shotgun sequence encodes:
- the LOC110372373 gene encoding proton channel OtopLc, which produces MTDINAAKKEVLDEIVNRGKLGDKKFHSETSLQQFGEDEAADAPETPAGDDPGVQNTSVSNGSSSEDMQGRRRTMSQPGPVSGNLVTATAARAARRRPQRSVMYHPDIARSDSANERQSPRVFNLSRGDESGSATPIGDRSSPLPYNGNLKNGDAKSLNSYRLYMPQSDMRGSATPRKRSVATMDAQSIRSVETHAPPPTSPEDNKKLTTKYLTLIISCMYAVLLVTLGLVIYLSDSFIDYSISEIYSIILCSVGMVYIMYLLVDITRYKSIAVKNHKIKAMHEEKVMDYFRKQEEQLGSITPGDRTPESSYRIPGMPPPVLIPTKHEYCFSQGRHSGSFYLKMGAAGFALGHLVHSLLLLAVQIGQLVDENLDNDECVNILQVVLDVMLPAYCFLQLYFIFKYSNVIVLRAQGLAHFAFMHLIGSSLCFWISAIVRETLLGLTLYANSRYGSADYASETANVTIPEHDKSLDQRFIDVSNLYNPNCNSTAAISSIYENFSPYLYPFNVEFNILIVAIYYIIWSNIGNCDNEDSNNSEINSSSEDNYHLCKIPTANEDNDFTSNIVIYADCHASNRGLFLGLIVMVVVTGMLILGFVFSSVGDDFVELGYLLTNSTKLGLHVLLLFGVVIAFNQMRQLDINEHPISLLDDVLLFICLPAFFMETIFSLVATISITNVVKSIDFAVMVIQVLIQTPLIMDGLRRCSNTKKLRRKKPGREILMFLLITNVAMWIFNTFSYKSPDSLDERYEFYGKVIWTILGHVSLPLIMFYRFHSSVCFADIWDSAYKPGAEH; this is translated from the exons atgacgGACATTAACGCGGCGAAGAAGGAAGTTTTAGATGAAATAGTAAATAGGGGGAAATTGGGAGACAAGAAATTTCACTCGGAGACGTCGCTGCAACAATTTGGTGAAGATGAAGCGGCGGATGCACCGGAGACACCTGCCGGAGACGATCCAGGA GTCCAAAACACGTCTGTCAGTAATGGATCCAGTTCCGAAGACATGCAAGGCAGAAGGCGCACCATGTCACAACCAGGCCCGGTCTCCGGGAACCTGGTGACAGCCACCGCTGCTAGGGCAGCACGGCGGAGACCACAGAGAAGCGTCATGTACCACCCTGATATTGCACGAAGT GATTCCGCAAACGAGAGGCAATCGCCCAGGGTTTTTAATCTTAGTAGAGGAGATGAGTCGGGATCTGCTACACCTATTG GTGACCGAAGCAGTCCGTTACCATACAATGGAAACCTCAAAAATGGAGACGCAAAATCATTGA ATAGTTACCGCCTGTACATGCCGCAGAGCGACATGCGAGGCAGCGCGACTCCTCGCAAGAGATCGGTAGCCACAATGGACGCCCAGTCTATACGCTCAGTAGAAACACACGCACCTCCTCCCACCAGTCCTGAGGATAATAAGAAGCTTACCAC AAAGTACCTGACACTCATTATAAGCTGCATGTATGCAGTTCTCTTGGTCACTCTCGGCCTAGTGATCTACCTGAGCGACTCCTTCATCGACTATTCCATTTCCGAG ATTTATTCCATCATTCTCTGCAGCGTTGGAATGGTGTATATCATGTACTTGCTTGTCGACATAACGAGGTATAAGTCGATAGCAGtcaaaaatcacaaaattaaagCCATGCACGAAGAGAAAGTTATGGATTACTTCAGAAAACAAGAG GAGCAATTGGGTTCAATAACCCCCGGAGACCGCACGCCTGAGTCATCGTACAGAATACCAGGGATGCCACCCCCGGTGCTCATCCCCACCAAGCATGAATACTGCTTCAGCCAGGGCCGGCATTCTGGAAGCTTCTACCTTAAGATGGGTGCTGCTG GTTTCGCTCTAGGCCACTTGGTGCACTCGCTGCTCCTACTAGCCGTTCAAATAGGCCAGCTAGTAGACGAGAACCTGGATAACGATGAATGTGTGAACATCCTACAAGTAGTCCTCGACGTTATGCTGCCTGCTTACTGCTTCCTCCAACTGTACTTCATCTTCAAATACTCCAACGTTATCGTCTTAAGAGCACAG GGCTTGGCTCACTTCGCGTTCATGCATCTAATCGGCAGCAGTCTGTGCTTCTGGATATCTGCAATCGTTCGTGAGACGTTGTTGGGATTGACGCTGTATGCCAATTCCAGATATGGCAGCGCAGACTACGCGAGCGAAACTGCTAATGTCACTATTCCTGAACATG ATAAATCGCTGGACCAAAGATTCATCGACGTTAGCAACCTATACAACCCGAACTGCAACAGTACTGCAGCCATTAGTTCGATATATGAGAATTTCTCGCCGTACCTCTATCCGTTCAACGTGgaatttaatattcttattg ttgcCATTTACTACATCATCTGGAGTAACATCGGTAACTGTGACAACGAAGACAGCAACAATTCTGAAATTAACTCTAGCAGCGAAGACAACTACCACCTCTGCAA GATTCCAACGGCAAATGAAGACAATGACTTCACAAGCAACATCGTGATCTATGCTGACTGCCACGCCTCCAACCGTGGACTATTCTTAGGACTCATAGTCATGGTAGTCGTCACTGGCATGCTTATTTTAGGCTTCGTCTTTAGCAGTGTTGGAGA TGACTTCGTGGAGCTAGGCTACCTGCTTACTAATAGCACGAAGTTAGGCCTTCACGTTCTCCTACTATTCGGAGTGGTGATAGCCTTCAACCAGATGCGTCAGCTGGACATCAATGAGCACCCAATCTCACTCCTTGATGATGTGTTACTCTTCATTTGTTTACCTGCCTTCTTTATGGAGACTATATTCTCGTTGGTCGCAACTATCAGCATCACAAATGTTGTGAAGAGTATCGATTTTGCAGTTATG GTCATACAAGTGCTGATCCAAACGCCATTAATCATGGATGGCCTTCGCCGCTGCAGCAATACCAAGAAGCTTCGCAGGAAGAAGCCAGGCCGAGAGATCTTAATGTTCCTCTTAATCACCAACGTGGCTATGTGGATCTTCAACACTTTCTCCTACAAATCCCCCGATAGCCTCGACGAGAGATACGAGTTCTATGGAAAAGTGATCTGGACTATTCTGGGCCACGTTAGCTTGCCCCTGATAATGTTCTACCGGTTCCATTCCAGTGTTTGCTTTGCTGATATCTGGGATTCGGCTTACAAACCTGGTGCTGAACATTAG